CCTGCACAGACGAAAATTTTGTGACAAAAGCGGGGGCACAAGCCTATGCTAGCAAACATGGAATAGCCATCGTCGCACCAGACACAAGCCCACGAGGAGACGGTGTTGCAGATGATCCGGAAGCCGCTTATGATTTTGGTTTAGCTGCCGGTTTTTATGTCAATGCAACTGAAGCTCCCTTTAGTACGCATTATCATATGTATGATTACATCACCAAGGAACTCCCCGCTTTGGTAAATGACAACTTTAATGTTGATCCAGACCGCGCCGGGATTTTCGGACATTCGATGGGCGGCCACGGCGCGCTGACAATCGCGTTAAACAATCCTGGAATGTACAAATCGGTATCTGCATTTGCTCCAATTTCATCACCAATTAATTGTCCATGGGGCCAAAAGGCTTTGGGTGGATACTTAGGTGATAATCAAGAAATCTGGAAAAAACATGACGCATGTCACATGATATCCGTCGCAACCGAGCGCTTACCTTTGTTAATAGACCAAGGCGATGCTGATCCATTTTTAACAGAACAACTAAAACCAGAACTGTTATCTAAAGCAGCTGTTGCACATGCACACCCGATCAACCTTCGTATGCAAGCCGGTTATGATCATAGTTACTTTTTCATTGCAACTTTCATGGAAGATCATATTGCTCATCATGCAAAAGCTATAAAAAGTTAATAATAATAATAACTAATGATAATGAACGTAATTATTTGCGTTCATTATCAAATACAATCTGCTAATCTTATGATACAATAAAAAGAATAAGGGCAGATCGAAACACCAAACAATAGAGGGAGGTCTATTGTAATATGGATGTCAAAGATTTACGTTTAATCATAGCTCTATCAAAATACGAACATTTTGCACGAGCAGCTGACGCATGTAATATTTCCCAGCCAGCGTTCTCAACACGCATTAGAAAATTAGAGGATGAGCTTGGCGTTCCAATCGTTGAACGCGGCCACAGATTTGGCGGCTTTACTCACGAAGGAAAAATAGTCCTTACCTGGGCCAGGAGAGTTATCGCAAATTGTGATGGGCTAATCCAAGATATTGACACTGCCAGAAATGTTCTCTCTGGTGACTTCACGATTGGTGTGGTGCCAACAGCCCTACCGTACGTCTCAGTATTAATCAGTAGATTCTGCGAAAAACACCCTCT
The sequence above is a segment of the Hyphomicrobiales bacterium 4NK60-0047b genome. Coding sequences within it:
- the fghA gene encoding S-formylglutathione hydrolase, with protein sequence MSLTELSSVKSFGGQQKRFEHQSQSCNCTMTFSIYLPKEAETNKVPLVYWLSGLTCTDENFVTKAGAQAYASKHGIAIVAPDTSPRGDGVADDPEAAYDFGLAAGFYVNATEAPFSTHYHMYDYITKELPALVNDNFNVDPDRAGIFGHSMGGHGALTIALNNPGMYKSVSAFAPISSPINCPWGQKALGGYLGDNQEIWKKHDACHMISVATERLPLLIDQGDADPFLTEQLKPELLSKAAVAHAHPINLRMQAGYDHSYFFIATFMEDHIAHHAKAIKS